Proteins from a genomic interval of Chitinophagales bacterium:
- a CDS encoding DUF1328 family protein: protein MLRLAISFFIIALIAAVLGFGGIAAGAAGIAKIVFYIFLILFAFSLISSLLSKA, encoded by the coding sequence ATGTTACGTTTAGCAATTTCATTTTTTATTATCGCATTGATAGCGGCAGTCCTCGGTTTTGGAGGTATTGCAGCAGGAGCCGCAGGAATAGCTAAGATTGTGTTTTACATTTTCTTGATACTGTTTGCATTTTCCTTGATTAGCAGCTTATTGAGCAAAGCTTAG
- a CDS encoding thioesterase family protein, with translation MKHKITEIVVRSFHLDLYQHVNNARYLEFLEEARWNYYAKVYEDEWLRKENIAFIIHNINITYRSPAIVGDTIVIHTSLKELGNVKLTVFQKLVQKSNGKVIAEADVSFVAVDMNKNRPIGLKGKIRELLMMPELN, from the coding sequence ATGAAACATAAAATAACTGAAATCGTAGTCCGAAGTTTTCATCTTGATTTGTACCAACACGTCAATAATGCCCGCTACCTCGAATTTTTGGAGGAAGCGCGTTGGAACTATTATGCTAAGGTATATGAGGATGAATGGCTTCGGAAGGAAAATATCGCTTTTATTATCCACAATATCAACATCACTTACCGTTCTCCAGCAATCGTTGGCGATACCATTGTGATACACACAAGCCTCAAAGAACTGGGCAATGTAAAATTGACAGTTTTCCAAAAATTGGTACAAAAAAGCAATGGGAAGGTGATTGCAGAGGCAGATGTAAGTTTTGTGGCAGTGGATATGAACAAGAATCGTCCGATAGGATTGAAGGGGAAAATCCGAGAATTATTGATGATGCCTGAGCTGAATTAG
- a CDS encoding T9SS type A sorting domain-containing protein has product MKKITLFILFYIFSTSSYAQSFLGTPIKWTTLIQNEAESSEPNELTATVYANNIISAFTLNLGEQVIVAHIQNLNDGWVLTSIKTSTGEINWKSVVTKTTDGIRSLPTYLYQSSSTTIDLIGYEMTLDTPNSFGEIGYLFRSKISLIDGSILETDRPKEEDGGTFLLNANGVPAKMVHRPENDSFFLAEHSANYSITPTGMWKLVEADSNCLQLSPPEYLTATNTSNDAYQYQALGLSRTEDDGYMLLLRELNDSGEDTNYVELVKLNEEKEVQWKKNIVEDIGTEGFLVPSNSSGYMIYGNLNAGTNPSDSYISKFDENGNILWIKTIGTENRLRYGTALITEEGYLLGGIRDKQEAFLLKCDEEGNINEVANWKVSGEGDEQKMRFERAIELQNGDLMAFMYVYRDTIINIASPFGGTITSDIGKNYIALIEKDDLTTDIEGVQEYDTVLQLSPNPSSDFVQLSFPQTVEGVVRFYNTQGQLLKSVAIRKEQTKSVSIGDLTDGLYFVQWEDADKTMTTQSLLIQR; this is encoded by the coding sequence ATGAAAAAAATAACATTGTTTATATTATTTTATATATTTTCTACTTCATCTTATGCACAATCCTTTTTAGGAACTCCCATCAAATGGACAACCCTCATACAGAATGAAGCGGAGTCTTCTGAACCCAATGAATTGACTGCTACGGTATATGCCAATAATATTATTTCTGCTTTTACTTTAAACTTAGGAGAACAAGTTATTGTAGCACATATTCAGAATCTTAATGATGGGTGGGTATTAACAAGTATCAAAACTTCAACGGGTGAAATCAATTGGAAAAGTGTAGTTACTAAAACCACAGATGGTATTCGTTCTTTGCCTACCTACTTATACCAAAGTAGTTCGACTACAATAGACTTAATAGGTTATGAAATGACCTTGGACACCCCCAACTCTTTTGGAGAAATAGGCTATCTTTTTCGCAGTAAAATTTCTCTAATAGATGGGAGTATTTTGGAAACCGACCGCCCCAAAGAAGAAGATGGCGGAACGTTTTTATTGAATGCAAATGGAGTGCCTGCAAAAATGGTTCACCGCCCAGAGAATGATTCTTTTTTCTTAGCAGAACATTCAGCAAATTATTCCATCACGCCTACAGGTATGTGGAAACTAGTAGAAGCAGATTCAAATTGTTTGCAACTTAGCCCACCAGAATATTTAACTGCCACAAACACCTCAAATGATGCGTATCAATATCAAGCACTAGGGTTGTCTCGCACCGAAGATGATGGATATATGCTATTACTGAGAGAACTGAACGATTCTGGAGAAGATACGAACTACGTAGAACTGGTAAAGTTAAATGAAGAAAAGGAAGTGCAATGGAAAAAAAATATTGTAGAAGATATAGGAACAGAAGGGTTTTTAGTACCTTCTAATAGCTCAGGTTATATGATTTATGGTAACTTAAATGCAGGAACAAATCCTTCCGATTCTTATATCAGTAAATTTGATGAGAATGGCAATATCTTGTGGATAAAAACAATAGGTACTGAAAATAGGCTGCGCTATGGAACTGCATTAATCACTGAAGAAGGGTATTTATTGGGAGGAATCAGAGATAAACAAGAAGCCTTCTTATTGAAATGTGATGAGGAAGGCAATATTAACGAAGTAGCTAATTGGAAAGTAAGTGGAGAGGGTGACGAACAAAAAATGCGGTTTGAACGTGCCATAGAACTTCAAAATGGAGACCTTATGGCATTTATGTATGTTTATAGAGATACCATTATTAACATTGCATCGCCCTTTGGGGGAACTATAACAAGTGACATTGGCAAAAACTACATTGCCTTAATCGAAAAAGACGACTTAACTACCGACATTGAAGGAGTACAGGAATACGACACAGTATTACAGCTTTCCCCAAATCCGAGTAGTGACTTTGTGCAGTTATCCTTTCCTCAAACGGTAGAGGGAGTAGTGCGGTTTTACAATACACAAGGGCAGTTGTTGAAATCAGTAGCGATTCGCAAGGAACAAACAAAATCGGTGTCAATTGGTGATTTGACTGACGGCTTGTATTTTGTGCAATGGGAAGATGCAGATAAGACAATGACAACACAGTCTTTGTTGATACAAAGATGA
- a CDS encoding pirin-like C-terminal cupin domain-containing protein: MERRKFIKKSSAIVGLTAVGGSLVIGSGMYDVKSKRKVYRILSSHRVNVGTLPVMRAFAGDQNDFVSPYVLFDEFGPVSINPGADALKVEAHPHAGVTPTSYFLEGSGHHKDSLNYDFQIGKGDFMMFNSGRGAIHMEESGKQVVENGGLVHGFQVWLNTPSKYKFMDPSTTVNNLNDMGLIEHKDYTIRVVLGELFDTKSQVETLTPAFYYHIKMNENARLDIPTNPTDNAFVYMIKGELELEDAKSLKKNQVALYERGESYINLYAKEGAEFMLLGGQPLDEVVYSYGPFVMNTEQQIRQCMRNYQMGLMGNPELVNN; this comes from the coding sequence ATGGAAAGACGTAAATTTATCAAAAAAAGTTCTGCAATTGTAGGACTTACGGCAGTTGGCGGTTCATTGGTCATCGGGTCAGGTATGTACGATGTCAAATCCAAGAGAAAAGTGTATAGAATTTTAAGTTCACATCGGGTCAATGTCGGCACATTACCCGTTATGAGAGCTTTTGCAGGAGATCAAAACGATTTTGTTTCTCCCTATGTATTGTTCGACGAATTTGGTCCTGTTAGCATCAATCCAGGAGCAGATGCCTTGAAAGTAGAAGCCCATCCTCATGCAGGTGTGACACCGACTTCCTATTTTTTGGAGGGAAGCGGACACCACAAAGACAGCCTCAACTATGATTTTCAGATTGGAAAGGGGGATTTTATGATGTTTAATTCTGGTCGGGGAGCGATACACATGGAAGAATCGGGGAAACAAGTAGTGGAAAATGGCGGTTTGGTTCATGGTTTTCAAGTATGGCTCAATACGCCCTCCAAATACAAGTTTATGGATCCATCTACAACAGTCAATAACCTGAATGACATGGGTTTAATTGAACACAAAGACTATACCATACGTGTGGTTTTGGGAGAATTGTTCGATACTAAATCACAGGTAGAAACCTTGACCCCCGCTTTTTATTACCACATCAAAATGAACGAAAACGCCCGCTTAGACATTCCGACTAATCCAACCGATAATGCCTTTGTGTATATGATCAAAGGAGAATTGGAATTGGAGGATGCAAAGTCATTGAAGAAAAATCAAGTGGCTCTCTACGAAAGAGGAGAAAGTTATATCAATCTTTATGCAAAAGAAGGGGCAGAATTTATGCTTTTAGGCGGTCAGCCTTTGGATGAAGTGGTGTATTCTTATGGGCCTTTTGTGATGAATACCGAACAACAAATCCGTCAGTGTATGCGAAACTACCAGATGGGGTTGATGGGTAATCCTGAATTGGTGAATAATTAG
- a CDS encoding carboxypeptidase-like regulatory domain-containing protein: MKTSIFSTVKAIITLSIFSLFAFAIPANAAINGTWENEDPNTRSITKIIVTGGNTIQLFGSCSPTDCDWGTTALQYRSNTRIGKQYTASYDQGFAKRTLTVYEQPSGKLYLQMASTYTDGRPAQKSSEYFVRKTCGGFQGMVAEKDNYSNKIAGVAIQFTSEDGSLSQTVTSTNSGTYKIELPQGRYKVTTTHRNYETYTTGQGFFVVTCQGIQTGNIFMEKKPAPQPTLKEDCVSFNPKNLSVKPSGNQFLLVDGSHSLKAFPTKAEAYQAMKIIQYYGINQSCFVGRPNPSFTYLLVNGKAPSGNVSGDDCTSFNPNTIELKEINGSWKIVDGSHWMFDFGGNYAEAKQAFLIIKKYGFTQSCFVGRPNPSLQYLIK, translated from the coding sequence ATGAAAACTTCCATTTTTTCAACAGTAAAAGCAATCATCACTTTAAGCATTTTTTCCCTATTTGCGTTCGCAATCCCTGCAAACGCAGCCATCAATGGAACTTGGGAAAATGAAGACCCCAACACTCGAAGCATTACGAAAATAATCGTGACAGGCGGCAATACCATTCAGCTTTTTGGCTCTTGTAGTCCAACAGATTGTGATTGGGGAACAACTGCCCTTCAATACAGAAGCAATACCCGCATAGGCAAACAATACACCGCATCGTATGACCAAGGTTTCGCAAAACGAACATTGACCGTCTATGAGCAACCTTCAGGAAAATTGTACTTGCAAATGGCTTCAACTTATACAGATGGCCGACCTGCCCAAAAAAGTAGCGAATATTTTGTGAGAAAAACCTGTGGTGGATTTCAAGGAATGGTGGCAGAAAAAGACAATTACAGCAATAAAATTGCAGGGGTAGCCATCCAATTTACCAGCGAAGATGGCAGTCTTTCTCAAACGGTTACTTCAACAAATTCAGGAACTTACAAAATTGAATTGCCACAAGGTCGCTATAAAGTAACCACCACACATAGAAACTACGAAACATATACAACTGGTCAAGGATTCTTTGTAGTCACTTGTCAAGGAATACAAACTGGGAATATTTTCATGGAAAAGAAACCTGCCCCTCAACCCACTCTCAAAGAAGATTGTGTGAGCTTCAATCCTAAAAACTTGAGCGTAAAACCTTCTGGAAACCAATTTCTTTTGGTAGATGGTAGCCATTCTTTGAAGGCTTTCCCGACTAAAGCAGAGGCTTACCAAGCCATGAAAATCATTCAATACTACGGCATCAATCAATCTTGTTTTGTAGGTCGCCCCAATCCTTCTTTCACTTATCTACTCGTAAACGGAAAAGCACCGAGTGGTAATGTAAGCGGTGACGATTGTACCTCTTTCAATCCCAACACGATTGAATTGAAGGAAATCAACGGAAGTTGGAAAATTGTAGATGGAAGCCATTGGATGTTTGATTTTGGAGGCAATTATGCCGAAGCAAAACAAGCTTTTTTAATCATCAAAAAATACGGCTTCACCCAATCTTGTTTTGTGGGTCGCCCGAATCCCTCTCTTCAATACTTGATAAAATAA
- a CDS encoding caspase family protein produces the protein MKQLLTVCYCILLMSSSLSAQRFAEEQWSATFSNYVHSDIKSMLKTADNNFVVVGTTQSLAMKGPDIWMGKISDKPRLQWHKTFRDDNDFVVNKIVQTTDGNYAILVSVYGQEKESCQSYIFKVDQSGRLLWDKNHATHPWVEAMDMIVTTDGGFLMVGYVKSNPNSPFYYAWIAKLDEKGIMQWNTPFDLFDMASFESVIEVKDGFVLQGNIAVQNKMNNTDAWLVKVTHGGEPIWEKTFGDFGKDEAHQVIATRDGGYAFCGYTTSTGQGQKDAWLVKTDDKGELQWEKTYGSYANEFAQRMVQLSNQNFVFIGSAQGSFNNNFDAWMVWVDEEGEKMGEQMYGGSGNDGAYDLLTMGKDELVMVGYSTSKTTYYHEPFIASYKMKFGINGVQENLSTQEPLAAMYAPTSTDFKKIADPSPPLTKTVTPSFPTAASVYNATVSSPLPVPSSPALTFRVPDLHILSIGTNPPDLEYTEKDAMDFANAFKNQGNQLGAGNKLFNMVQAEKLTGQRAGIKNIEAAIEALHRKALEGYIKPNDVLIVFISAHGFLYQNRLRIQASDYDYRSPRTTSIDYDELLKDLDLIDCKKILLIDACHSASSNAGYAAKASVSVVNDAIQKISMSKRGLAVITSSDVEEQSYEDRIAKNGFFTKALLEGLKGHADYNKNDLVSLTELFTFVQQRVPAMVGIHTKQRQNPKMVRNDLGDLPIYVVK, from the coding sequence ATGAAACAACTCCTAACTGTCTGTTATTGTATATTACTCATGAGTAGTTCACTTTCTGCACAGCGATTTGCAGAAGAACAGTGGTCTGCAACGTTTAGCAATTATGTGCATAGCGATATAAAAAGTATGCTCAAAACGGCAGATAACAATTTTGTAGTTGTAGGTACTACGCAGTCACTGGCCATGAAAGGCCCTGATATTTGGATGGGTAAAATATCCGATAAGCCTCGATTGCAGTGGCACAAAACTTTTAGGGATGATAACGACTTTGTGGTGAATAAAATTGTTCAAACCACGGATGGCAATTATGCCATTTTGGTGTCTGTTTATGGGCAAGAAAAGGAGAGTTGTCAGTCTTATATCTTCAAGGTGGATCAATCAGGACGCTTATTGTGGGACAAAAACCATGCGACTCATCCGTGGGTAGAAGCAATGGATATGATTGTGACCACAGATGGCGGTTTCTTGATGGTCGGTTATGTCAAATCCAATCCCAATTCCCCTTTTTATTATGCTTGGATAGCCAAATTGGACGAAAAAGGCATCATGCAATGGAACACGCCCTTTGACCTATTTGATATGGCGAGTTTTGAATCGGTGATTGAAGTGAAAGACGGTTTTGTATTGCAGGGAAACATTGCAGTCCAAAACAAAATGAACAATACGGATGCTTGGTTGGTGAAAGTAACCCATGGAGGTGAGCCTATTTGGGAGAAAACTTTTGGTGATTTTGGCAAGGATGAAGCACATCAGGTCATTGCAACTAGAGATGGAGGGTATGCTTTTTGTGGTTATACAACTTCAACGGGGCAAGGCCAAAAAGATGCTTGGTTGGTGAAAACAGATGATAAAGGTGAACTTCAATGGGAAAAAACCTATGGTAGTTATGCGAATGAATTTGCTCAACGAATGGTACAATTGAGTAATCAAAACTTTGTGTTTATCGGTTCTGCTCAAGGTTCTTTCAACAACAATTTCGATGCATGGATGGTGTGGGTAGATGAAGAAGGAGAGAAGATGGGGGAACAAATGTATGGCGGTAGTGGCAATGATGGCGCATATGACCTTTTGACGATGGGAAAAGATGAATTGGTAATGGTGGGCTATTCTACTTCAAAAACTACCTATTACCATGAACCGTTTATTGCCAGCTACAAAATGAAATTTGGCATAAATGGAGTACAAGAGAACCTCAGCACACAAGAACCTTTGGCGGCTATGTATGCGCCTACTAGCACTGACTTCAAAAAAATAGCTGACCCTTCTCCTCCCTTGACCAAAACTGTGACCCCCAGTTTTCCGACTGCTGCTTCGGTTTATAATGCGACGGTTTCATCGCCACTTCCCGTTCCATCGAGTCCTGCTCTTACCTTTAGAGTTCCCGATTTACACATTCTTTCTATCGGTACCAATCCGCCTGACTTGGAATACACCGAAAAAGATGCGATGGATTTTGCAAATGCGTTTAAAAATCAAGGCAATCAATTGGGGGCTGGCAACAAGCTCTTCAACATGGTGCAAGCCGAAAAATTAACGGGTCAGCGAGCGGGCATCAAAAATATTGAAGCGGCCATTGAAGCCCTGCATCGCAAAGCATTGGAGGGATATATCAAACCAAATGATGTGTTGATTGTATTCATTTCGGCACATGGTTTTTTGTACCAAAATAGGTTGCGGATTCAGGCAAGCGACTATGATTACCGAAGTCCTCGCACCACATCTATTGACTACGACGAATTGTTAAAAGATTTGGATCTGATTGACTGCAAAAAAATCTTATTGATAGATGCTTGTCATAGTGCAAGTTCCAATGCTGGTTATGCTGCAAAAGCAAGCGTGAGTGTGGTGAACGATGCCATCCAAAAAATCTCTATGTCCAAGCGTGGCTTGGCAGTCATTACCTCAAGTGATGTTGAAGAACAATCGTATGAGGACCGCATTGCGAAAAATGGATTTTTCACCAAAGCCTTGTTGGAAGGATTGAAAGGTCATGCAGACTACAACAAAAACGACCTTGTGAGCTTAACCGAACTGTTCACTTTTGTTCAGCAGCGAGTACCTGCAATGGTGGGCATACACACCAAACAACGCCAAAACCCCAAAATGGTGCGAAATGATTTGGGAGATTTACCGATTTATGTGGTAAAATGA
- a CDS encoding CsbD family protein, translating into MSAFSDKIKGNWNEIKGKLKQEYADLTDDDLLYVEGQEDEMLGKIQQKVGKTKQEVKDFINSNL; encoded by the coding sequence ATGAGTGCATTTTCTGATAAAATAAAAGGTAACTGGAACGAAATCAAAGGTAAATTAAAGCAAGAATATGCTGATTTGACTGATGATGATCTACTATATGTAGAAGGGCAAGAAGATGAAATGTTGGGTAAAATCCAGCAAAAAGTAGGAAAAACGAAGCAAGAGGTAAAGGACTTCATCAATAGTAATTTGTAG
- a CDS encoding Ig-like domain-containing protein: MSLKHFSSVLLKTLLLVATFHIAQAQPYITTSHDYYQMFTSDQSLEMELLVNDTLWTNDTIIWALVTEPSFGTVTPSESMIIPPALPPFLPTTPVWIPNDPHLIFTYELDVNLGEFPESFTYMVCDQMMFECDTATVMIDLVLVGVDPVGPDAMPDAAVTMMGVPVEIAALINDLDMNVPPSMLTLVSVDQPANGTVSIQNNKILYIPADDYVGTEQFSYTIENEFELASTTWVTVVVAEGSANPINAVNDVYDLEISNSNPHPSLSLYSIGDFVLSNSGIMQNDTFNPTTTISFCSEPQFGDIQIGGTDDIPQSAFFAEYVATTPGTENLCYEICDELVGTCDQAFITINTTINPLDPVLPLAIDDYYYTPVPAPIVMNVTQNDFSITNSALYVNIVEAPSQGTAKLAVSSSLIIYTPHEDFVMGEDNFVYQLCDATTGNCSQATVTISILDLPPPNDIFAVDDLVDYPFNASITIDVLANDFGQQLDVVEISNAVHGSVVLNLDNTITYNLLTTNAPPEDYFNYIICGGPNPEAPVCDTATVFVNLFVAQNTPPVAEVDLTYTKQGIPVAIDVLANDHDPDGSNSELMIQPMISEYPEGMVNVLSNNTIVFAPNPTFTGEFVFSYMICDSGVPEACDEADVVVYVIDNNEGPLQAVDDFFVTDDSTIAGLPLTVLANDIITENTEAFYFGQPKHGQIFWGFNPEEPPFYTPNDPNFVGQDSFFYIICDNTIDDCDAAMIYINVGGNPTINAVDDHVSTAVNTNITIQIFSNDFFNINTYTLANVSEPTHGTVAIAESLPEQISYMPNEGFEGQDQFTYTLCDIVTGDCDLATVYIEVGSSLQAVDDYIAVEDYGPQFLVLQENDLHAEQSIIIQFSEPEHGTVGCDPAAIPCFALYQANPGFIGTDSFDYIICDNFASVCDTATVYLTIGVDCSMGCVWPGDANNDGTANNFDILAVGLGFGNTGLSRFNASNNWYPQPAANWLQDISTFTTNDGSITFDSITVNSKYADCNGNGVIEGSDIEAISQNYGLTHAKNAETQAAEDAPAITFSLPQQIPANTWIAVDVLLGSDEQPAEDVYGLAFTINYDSDVVELGSVSIDFEENGWFDGGDNIGLFKDFGEEGKIDIGYSRTNGQSISGHGKIATFSIFVIDNVAGKKSSADIPFNISASNALMVSNEGFVQALNTEPAESVVTAIEEIDLSVVNFYPNPSSDQVHFNFGGLNVQSLQIFNAMGQLMYDQSFEVNTLKTTLEVSNWSTGVYFVHFQTPDGVGTRRLQVVK; encoded by the coding sequence ATGTCTTTAAAACACTTTTCTTCCGTACTTCTCAAGACTTTACTACTCGTGGCAACTTTTCATATTGCCCAAGCGCAACCCTATATTACAACCAGTCACGACTACTATCAAATGTTCACTAGCGACCAATCCCTTGAAATGGAGCTGTTGGTGAACGATACTTTATGGACAAATGATACCATTATCTGGGCTTTGGTAACGGAGCCAAGTTTTGGAACAGTGACTCCAAGCGAATCGATGATTATTCCTCCTGCTCTGCCTCCATTTTTACCCACCACTCCTGTTTGGATTCCCAATGATCCCCACTTAATATTCACATATGAGTTGGATGTCAATCTTGGAGAATTTCCCGAGAGTTTCACCTATATGGTATGCGACCAGATGATGTTTGAATGTGATACTGCTACGGTAATGATTGACCTCGTGCTTGTTGGAGTAGATCCTGTAGGGCCTGATGCGATGCCAGATGCAGCCGTCACGATGATGGGTGTACCTGTTGAAATTGCCGCATTGATCAATGATTTGGACATGAATGTACCGCCTTCTATGTTAACCTTGGTGAGTGTTGACCAACCTGCAAATGGCACAGTGAGTATTCAAAACAACAAAATTCTGTATATCCCTGCTGATGATTATGTAGGAACAGAACAATTCTCCTATACGATTGAAAATGAATTTGAATTGGCTTCAACTACTTGGGTGACAGTCGTTGTGGCGGAAGGAAGTGCTAATCCTATCAATGCGGTCAATGATGTATATGATCTCGAAATCAGTAATAGCAACCCACATCCAAGTCTTTCACTCTACAGCATTGGAGATTTTGTACTCAGCAATAGTGGAATTATGCAAAATGATACCTTTAATCCAACAACAACCATCAGCTTCTGCTCTGAACCTCAGTTTGGAGACATCCAAATAGGCGGCACAGATGATATTCCTCAATCTGCCTTTTTTGCAGAATATGTTGCGACTACACCAGGAACTGAAAATTTGTGCTATGAAATCTGTGACGAATTGGTGGGAACTTGCGACCAAGCTTTTATCACCATCAATACCACCATCAATCCCCTTGACCCTGTTCTACCGCTTGCCATTGATGACTACTATTATACGCCTGTTCCTGCACCCATTGTTATGAATGTCACCCAAAATGATTTCTCGATTACCAATTCAGCCCTGTATGTCAATATTGTAGAAGCCCCCAGCCAAGGAACAGCAAAATTAGCTGTTTCATCTAGTTTGATTATTTATACACCCCATGAAGATTTTGTGATGGGAGAAGACAACTTTGTCTATCAACTCTGCGATGCTACGACAGGTAATTGCAGTCAAGCAACTGTTACCATTTCGATTTTAGATTTGCCACCTCCTAATGATATATTTGCCGTAGATGATTTGGTAGATTATCCCTTCAATGCTTCCATAACCATTGACGTTTTGGCAAACGACTTTGGCCAACAATTGGATGTAGTAGAAATCAGCAATGCTGTTCATGGCAGCGTAGTACTCAATTTGGACAATACAATTACTTATAATTTACTAACGACCAATGCCCCTCCCGAAGATTACTTCAATTACATCATCTGTGGCGGACCGAATCCAGAAGCTCCTGTTTGTGATACAGCAACAGTATTTGTAAACCTATTTGTTGCCCAAAATACACCTCCTGTTGCAGAAGTGGACTTGACTTATACAAAGCAAGGTATTCCTGTAGCCATTGACGTTTTGGCAAATGACCATGACCCTGATGGGTCTAATTCAGAATTGATGATTCAACCTATGATAAGCGAATATCCTGAAGGAATGGTGAATGTGCTGTCCAACAATACAATTGTTTTTGCACCCAATCCCACCTTTACTGGGGAGTTTGTATTCAGCTATATGATTTGCGACAGCGGTGTACCAGAGGCTTGTGACGAAGCAGATGTAGTGGTCTATGTGATAGACAATAACGAAGGGCCTTTACAGGCAGTGGATGACTTTTTTGTGACAGACGACAGTACGATTGCTGGATTGCCTTTGACGGTTTTGGCGAATGACATTATTACCGAAAATACAGAGGCGTTTTATTTTGGGCAACCGAAACATGGACAGATTTTTTGGGGCTTCAATCCCGAAGAGCCGCCTTTCTACACACCCAATGACCCAAATTTTGTAGGACAAGATAGCTTCTTTTACATCATCTGTGACAATACGATTGATGACTGTGATGCTGCTATGATTTACATCAATGTAGGCGGCAATCCTACCATTAATGCGGTGGACGACCATGTTTCAACAGCCGTTAATACGAACATTACCATTCAAATATTTAGCAATGATTTTTTTAATATCAACACCTACACACTTGCCAATGTAAGCGAGCCTACTCATGGCACAGTTGCTATTGCAGAAAGTTTGCCTGAGCAAATATCATATATGCCTAATGAGGGTTTTGAAGGGCAAGACCAATTCACCTATACTTTATGTGATATTGTGACAGGTGATTGTGATTTGGCAACGGTCTATATTGAAGTAGGGAGTAGCCTACAAGCTGTAGATGACTACATTGCAGTCGAAGACTACGGCCCACAGTTTCTTGTTTTACAGGAAAATGACCTACATGCAGAGCAATCCATAATTATCCAATTTAGCGAACCCGAACATGGAACAGTTGGCTGTGATCCTGCTGCAATCCCTTGCTTTGCATTGTATCAGGCCAATCCTGGCTTCATCGGAACAGACAGTTTTGACTACATCATCTGCGACAACTTTGCGAGTGTGTGTGATACGGCAACGGTTTATTTAACCATAGGTGTAGATTGCAGCATGGGCTGTGTATGGCCAGGTGATGCCAATAATGACGGCACAGCCAACAATTTCGATATTTTGGCAGTTGGTTTGGGCTTTGGAAATACAGGGCTTTCTCGCTTCAATGCGTCCAACAATTGGTATCCACAACCTGCTGCTAATTGGCTGCAAGACATTAGCACCTTCACTACCAACGATGGCAGTATTACTTTCGATTCGATTACGGTCAATTCAAAATACGCTGACTGCAATGGCAATGGAGTCATAGAAGGTTCAGATATTGAAGCTATTAGCCAAAATTATGGATTGACGCACGCCAAAAATGCAGAAACTCAAGCGGCAGAAGATGCTCCTGCCATTACCTTCTCTTTGCCACAGCAAATTCCCGCCAATACTTGGATTGCGGTAGATGTATTGTTGGGGAGTGATGAGCAGCCTGCTGAAGATGTATATGGTTTGGCATTCACCATCAACTATGATTCTGACGTGGTGGAATTGGGTTCGGTTAGCATTGATTTTGAAGAAAATGGATGGTTTGATGGAGGCGACAATATTGGATTGTTTAAAGATTTTGGTGAAGAGGGTAAAATAGATATTGGATATAGCCGAACAAATGGTCAGAGTATTTCGGGCCATGGTAAAATCGCTACGTTCAGCATTTTTGTGATTGACAATGTGGCGGGCAAAAAATCGTCTGCTGATATCCCCTTCAATATTTCGGCAAGTAATGCGCTGATGGTCAGCAATGAGGGATTTGTTCAAGCCTTGAATACAGAACCTGCCGAAAGTGTGGTGACGGCTATTGAAGAAATTGACTTGTCGGTGGTGAATTTTTATCCCAACCCAAGCAGCGACCAAGTTCATTTTAATTTTGGTGGTCTGAATGTCCAATCTTTGCAGATTTTCAATGCGATGGGGCAATTGATGTACGACCAGTCTTTTGAAGTGAATACGCTCAAAACCACTTTGGAGGTTAGCAATTGGAGTACAGGGGTGTATTTTGTGCATTTCCAGACACCTGATGGTGTAGGAACAAGGAGGTTGCAGGTAGTAAAATAA